Proteins encoded by one window of Nasonia vitripennis strain AsymCx chromosome 5, Nvit_psr_1.1, whole genome shotgun sequence:
- the LOC100118146 gene encoding C-terminal-binding protein isoform X1 gives MDKRKMLPKRPRMDNLRGPISNGPIQTRPLVALLDGRDCSIEMPILKDVATVAFCDAQSTSEIHEKVLNEAVGALMWHTIILTKEDLEKFKTLRIIVRIGSGVDNIDVKAAGELGIAVCNVPGYGVEEVADTTLCLILNLYRRTYWLANMVREGKKFTGPEQVREAAQGCARIRGDTLGIVGLGRIGSAVALRAKAFGFNVIFYDPYLPDGIEKSLGLTRVYTLQDLLFQSDCVSLHCTLNEHNHHLINEFTIKQMRPGAFLVNTARGGLVDDDALAAALKQGRIRAAALDVHENEPYNVFQGQSTQCPLKDAPNLLCTPHAAFYSDASCTELREMAASEIRRAIVGRIPDCLRNCVNKEYFLSTTGSYPEGINGGYYPGALPVQQAHSTTPHDSAPPPPGGHSVAGGGAGPGGPNSSAGGGGGPTGPSTPSVGGAGSGGPASAPPPAGLAGLPHSIVSEPDPRPSPPAPSPR, from the exons ATGGACAAACGGAAGATGTTGCCCAAACGCCCTCGTATGGATAACCTCAGGGGTCCCATCAGCAATGGACCCATTCAAACCAGACCATTGGTGGCGCTTCTCGATGGCAGAGACTGCTCCATTGAGATGCCCATTCTCAAAGACGTTGCCACTGTGGCCTTCTGTGATGCACAGTCCACGTCTGAAATACACGAAAAG GTCCTAAACGAGGCAGTAGGTGCTCTCATGTGGCACACCATTATACTGACCAAGGAAGACCTTGAGAAGTTCAAGACCCTGCGAATCATCGTGAGAATTGGTTCAGGAGTTGACAACATCGATGTCAAAGCCGCTGGTGAGCTTGGCATCGCAGTGTGCAATGTGCCTGGCTATGGAGTTGAAGAAGTAGCGGACACCACTCTTTGCCTCATTCTAAATCTATATAGACGTACATATTGGCTAGCGAACATGGTTCGCGAAGGCAAAAAATTCACAGGACCAGAACAG GTGAGAGAAGCAGCACAAGGGTGTGCCAGGATACGAGGAGACACGCTTGGAATAGTAGGATTAGGCAGGATCGGTTCAGCTGTTGCACTGCGTGCAAAAGCTTTTGGTTTTAATGTTATATTTTATGATCCATACCTTCCCGATGGAATAGAAAAATCCCTTGGCCTTACAAGGGTTTATACACTACAG GACTTACTGTTTCAATCAGATTGTGTGTCTCTACATTGTACCTTGAATGAGCACAATCATCATCTAATCAATGAGTTTACTATCAAACAG ATGAGACCAGGAGCATTTTTAGTAAACACAGCACGTGGTGGATTAGTTGATGACGATGCACTAGCCGCTGCTTTAAAACAGGGTAGAATTCGAGCAGCTGCTCTTGATGTCCACGAAAACGAACCATACAATGTCTTTCAGGGTCAGTCTACGCAAT GCCCTTTGAAGGATGCACCAAATTTGTTATGCACGCCTCATGCTGCATTCTACAGTGATGCTAGCTGCACGGAACTTCGTGAAATGGCTGCGAGTGAAATACGACGAGCAATAGTCGGTCGTATACCAGATTGTTTGAGAAATTGCGTCAATAAAGAATACTTCCTGTCAACTACTGG CAGCTACCCGGAGGGCATCAACGGCGGCTACTACCCGGGCGCCCTGCCGGTGCAGCAGGCCCACTCGACGACCCCGCACGACTCGGCGCCCCCGCCACCGGGCGGCCACTCTGtcgccggcggcggcgccggTCCCGGTGGACCCAACTCCTCGGCGGGAGGCGGCGGGGGCCCGACCGGACCCTCGACCCCGAGCGTCGGCGGCGCCGGCTCCGGGGGCCCAGCCTCCGCCCCACCACCGGCCGGACTCGCCGGTCTACCACACAGCATAGTGAGCGAGCCCGACCCACGGCCGAGCCCGCCCGCCCCGAGTCCCCGTTGA
- the LOC100118111 gene encoding protein glass isoform X1: MFLREADDQNFVEMEFLQSHHSANNSESPYTLGAGSVGSIEASIPSALCSGSLAGEDEAEQHHRAHAENSLAGLQALEDEAVQQQQIQSNGTAGAAGAQGQLIGEFGSSFWVDDMAGFPLPPLDLDPLPPGLFSPCSGTYNSWGCARGDCLPRPGNINGEGMADVLLSLKHAVVHPASPTGGYYSTSGIPSHAYSPQDYGQNLAAAAAASHYAQAPAMSVNVSMNMTMNMNMHPGYEQNYTGAWGVEPLLSPAPQYAGIEQQQQQQQQQQQRVNQAAANSLAAAAAAATSSAHPQPHHHHHHHHQQQQQEHNQQHQHPQQQQQQPQGAGAELVAGPGLTPGALGPQDDQARPNLCRICGKTYARPSTLKTHLRTHSGEKPFRCHACSKAFSQAANLTAHARTHSGEKPFRCPVCDRRFSQSSSVTTHMRTHSGERPYRCRFCKKAFSDSSTLTKHLRIHSGEKPYQCKLCLLRFSQSGNLNRHMRVHGGSLT, from the exons ATGTTCCTAAGGGAGGCTGACGATCAGAATTTCGTCGAGATGGAGTTTCTCCAGAGCCATCATTCCGCCAACAACTCCGAGTCGCCCTATACTCTCGGCGCCG GCTCAGTTGGAAGCATCGAGGCAAGCATACCGTCGGCTCTGTGCTCGGGCTCGTTGGCCGGCGAGGACGAGGCCGAGCAGCACCATCGAGCTCATGCCGAGAACAGCTTAGCCGGACTGCAGGCACTAGAGGACGAGGCCGTACAGCAGCAACAGATTCAGTCCAACGGCACCGCCGGCGCTGCTGGTGCTCAGGGCCAGCTGATCGGCGAATTCGGCAGCAGCTTCTGGGTCGACGACATGGCCGGATTCCCGCTGCCGCCGCTTGACCTCGATCCCCTGCCTCCTGGGCTCTTCAGTCCCTGTTCCGGGACTTACAA CAGTTGGGGTTGCGCAAGGGGCGACTGCCTGCCTCGACCCGGCAACATCAACGGCGAGGGTATGGCCGACGTCCTGCTGTCCCTGAAGCACGCGGTGGTCCACCCGGCCAGTCCCACCGGAGGCTACTACTCCACGAGCGGGATACCGTCGCACGCGTACTCGCCCCAGGACTACGGGCAGAATCTCgcggccgccgctgctgcctcTCATTACGCCCAGGCGCCTGCCATGTCGGTCAATGTTTCCATGAACATGACGATGAACATGAACATGCATCCTGG TTACGAGCAGAACTACACAGGCGCGTGGGGCGTGGAGCCGTTGCTGAGTCCCGCCCCCCAGTACGCCGGgatcgagcagcagcagcaacagcagcagcagcagcagcagagggtGAACCAGGCGGCGGCCAATAGCCTCGCAGCGGCGGCCGCGGCCGCCACCTCCTCCGCTCACCCCCAGCctcaccaccaccaccaccaccaccaccagcagcagcagcaggagcatAACCAGCAACACCAACacccccagcagcagcagcaacagccgcAAGGGGCTGGTGCCGAGCTCGTCGCTGGGCCCGGACTGACCCCCGGGGCCCTCGGTCCTCAGGACGACCAGGCCAGGCCGAACCTCTGCAGGATATGCGGCAAGACCTACGCCAGGCCCAGCACGCTCAAGACGCATCTCAGGACGCATTCCGGGGAGAAGCCGTTCAG ATGTCACGCCTGCTCCAAAGCGTTCAGTCAGGCGGCGAATTTGACGGCTCATGCTAGAACGCATTCAGGGGAAAAGCCCTTCCGATGTCCCGTCTGCGACAGAAGATTTTCCCAGAGCAGCTCTGTCACTACGCATATGAGAACACATTCCGGGGAACGCCCGTACAG GTGTCGATTCTGCAAGAAAGCCTTTTCGGACAGTTCCACCCTGACGAAACACTTGCGAATACACTCGGGCGAAAAGCCGTATCAGTGTAAATTGTGCTTGCTAAGATTCAGCCAAAGCGGAAACCTCAACAGGCACATGCGAGTCCACGGCGGCTCTCTGACGTGA
- the LOC100118146 gene encoding C-terminal-binding protein isoform X4, translating into MDKRKMLPKRPRMDNLRGPISNGPIQTRPLVALLDGRDCSIEMPILKDVATVAFCDAQSTSEIHEKVLNEAVGALMWHTIILTKEDLEKFKTLRIIVRIGSGVDNIDVKAAGELGIAVCNVPGYGVEEVADTTLCLILNLYRRTYWLANMVREGKKFTGPEQVREAAQGCARIRGDTLGIVGLGRIGSAVALRAKAFGFNVIFYDPYLPDGIEKSLGLTRVYTLQDLLFQSDCVSLHCTLNEHNHHLINEFTIKQMRPGAFLVNTARGGLVDDDALAAALKQGRIRAAALDVHENEPYNVFQGQSTQCPLKDAPNLLCTPHAAFYSDASCTELREMAASEIRRAIVGRIPDCLRNCVNKEYFLSTTGNRLSSRC; encoded by the exons ATGGACAAACGGAAGATGTTGCCCAAACGCCCTCGTATGGATAACCTCAGGGGTCCCATCAGCAATGGACCCATTCAAACCAGACCATTGGTGGCGCTTCTCGATGGCAGAGACTGCTCCATTGAGATGCCCATTCTCAAAGACGTTGCCACTGTGGCCTTCTGTGATGCACAGTCCACGTCTGAAATACACGAAAAG GTCCTAAACGAGGCAGTAGGTGCTCTCATGTGGCACACCATTATACTGACCAAGGAAGACCTTGAGAAGTTCAAGACCCTGCGAATCATCGTGAGAATTGGTTCAGGAGTTGACAACATCGATGTCAAAGCCGCTGGTGAGCTTGGCATCGCAGTGTGCAATGTGCCTGGCTATGGAGTTGAAGAAGTAGCGGACACCACTCTTTGCCTCATTCTAAATCTATATAGACGTACATATTGGCTAGCGAACATGGTTCGCGAAGGCAAAAAATTCACAGGACCAGAACAG GTGAGAGAAGCAGCACAAGGGTGTGCCAGGATACGAGGAGACACGCTTGGAATAGTAGGATTAGGCAGGATCGGTTCAGCTGTTGCACTGCGTGCAAAAGCTTTTGGTTTTAATGTTATATTTTATGATCCATACCTTCCCGATGGAATAGAAAAATCCCTTGGCCTTACAAGGGTTTATACACTACAG GACTTACTGTTTCAATCAGATTGTGTGTCTCTACATTGTACCTTGAATGAGCACAATCATCATCTAATCAATGAGTTTACTATCAAACAG ATGAGACCAGGAGCATTTTTAGTAAACACAGCACGTGGTGGATTAGTTGATGACGATGCACTAGCCGCTGCTTTAAAACAGGGTAGAATTCGAGCAGCTGCTCTTGATGTCCACGAAAACGAACCATACAATGTCTTTCAGGGTCAGTCTACGCAAT GCCCTTTGAAGGATGCACCAAATTTGTTATGCACGCCTCATGCTGCATTCTACAGTGATGCTAGCTGCACGGAACTTCGTGAAATGGCTGCGAGTGAAATACGACGAGCAATAGTCGGTCGTATACCAGATTGTTTGAGAAATTGCGTCAATAAAGAATACTTCCTGTCAACTACTGG AAACAGACTTTCAAGCAGATGTTAA
- the LOC100118146 gene encoding C-terminal-binding protein isoform X5, which yields MDKRKMLPKRPRMDNLRGPISNGPIQTRPLVALLDGRDCSIEMPILKDVATVAFCDAQSTSEIHEKVLNEAVGALMWHTIILTKEDLEKFKTLRIIVRIGSGVDNIDVKAAGELGIAVCNVPGYGVEEVADTTLCLILNLYRRTYWLANMVREGKKFTGPEQVREAAQGCARIRGDTLGIVGLGRIGSAVALRAKAFGFNVIFYDPYLPDGIEKSLGLTRVYTLQDLLFQSDCVSLHCTLNEHNHHLINEFTIKQMRPGAFLVNTARGGLVDDDALAAALKQGRIRAAALDVHENEPYNVFQGQSTQCPLKDAPNLLCTPHAAFYSDASCTELREMAASEIRRAIVGRIPDCLRNCVNKEYFLSTTG from the exons ATGGACAAACGGAAGATGTTGCCCAAACGCCCTCGTATGGATAACCTCAGGGGTCCCATCAGCAATGGACCCATTCAAACCAGACCATTGGTGGCGCTTCTCGATGGCAGAGACTGCTCCATTGAGATGCCCATTCTCAAAGACGTTGCCACTGTGGCCTTCTGTGATGCACAGTCCACGTCTGAAATACACGAAAAG GTCCTAAACGAGGCAGTAGGTGCTCTCATGTGGCACACCATTATACTGACCAAGGAAGACCTTGAGAAGTTCAAGACCCTGCGAATCATCGTGAGAATTGGTTCAGGAGTTGACAACATCGATGTCAAAGCCGCTGGTGAGCTTGGCATCGCAGTGTGCAATGTGCCTGGCTATGGAGTTGAAGAAGTAGCGGACACCACTCTTTGCCTCATTCTAAATCTATATAGACGTACATATTGGCTAGCGAACATGGTTCGCGAAGGCAAAAAATTCACAGGACCAGAACAG GTGAGAGAAGCAGCACAAGGGTGTGCCAGGATACGAGGAGACACGCTTGGAATAGTAGGATTAGGCAGGATCGGTTCAGCTGTTGCACTGCGTGCAAAAGCTTTTGGTTTTAATGTTATATTTTATGATCCATACCTTCCCGATGGAATAGAAAAATCCCTTGGCCTTACAAGGGTTTATACACTACAG GACTTACTGTTTCAATCAGATTGTGTGTCTCTACATTGTACCTTGAATGAGCACAATCATCATCTAATCAATGAGTTTACTATCAAACAG ATGAGACCAGGAGCATTTTTAGTAAACACAGCACGTGGTGGATTAGTTGATGACGATGCACTAGCCGCTGCTTTAAAACAGGGTAGAATTCGAGCAGCTGCTCTTGATGTCCACGAAAACGAACCATACAATGTCTTTCAGGGTCAGTCTACGCAAT GCCCTTTGAAGGATGCACCAAATTTGTTATGCACGCCTCATGCTGCATTCTACAGTGATGCTAGCTGCACGGAACTTCGTGAAATGGCTGCGAGTGAAATACGACGAGCAATAGTCGGTCGTATACCAGATTGTTTGAGAAATTGCGTCAATAAAGAATACTTCCTGTCAACTACTGG ATAG
- the LOC100118146 gene encoding C-terminal-binding protein isoform X3, whose translation MDKRKMLPKRPRMDNLRGPISNGPIQTRPLVALLDGRDCSIEMPILKDVATVAFCDAQSTSEIHEKVLNEAVGALMWHTIILTKEDLEKFKTLRIIVRIGSGVDNIDVKAAGELGIAVCNVPGYGVEEVADTTLCLILNLYRRTYWLANMVREGKKFTGPEQVREAAQGCARIRGDTLGIVGLGRIGSAVALRAKAFGFNVIFYDPYLPDGIEKSLGLTRVYTLQDLLFQSDCVSLHCTLNEHNHHLINEFTIKQMRPGAFLVNTARGGLVDDDALAAALKQGRIRAAALDVHENEPYNVFQGPLKDAPNLLCTPHAAFYSDASCTELREMAASEIRRAIVGRIPDCLRNCVNKEYFLSTTGSYPEGINGGYYPGALPVQQAHSTTPHDSAPPPPGGHSVAGGGAGPGGPNSSAGGGGGPTGPSTPSVGGAGSGGPASAPPPAGLAGLPHSIVSEPDPRPSPPAPSPR comes from the exons ATGGACAAACGGAAGATGTTGCCCAAACGCCCTCGTATGGATAACCTCAGGGGTCCCATCAGCAATGGACCCATTCAAACCAGACCATTGGTGGCGCTTCTCGATGGCAGAGACTGCTCCATTGAGATGCCCATTCTCAAAGACGTTGCCACTGTGGCCTTCTGTGATGCACAGTCCACGTCTGAAATACACGAAAAG GTCCTAAACGAGGCAGTAGGTGCTCTCATGTGGCACACCATTATACTGACCAAGGAAGACCTTGAGAAGTTCAAGACCCTGCGAATCATCGTGAGAATTGGTTCAGGAGTTGACAACATCGATGTCAAAGCCGCTGGTGAGCTTGGCATCGCAGTGTGCAATGTGCCTGGCTATGGAGTTGAAGAAGTAGCGGACACCACTCTTTGCCTCATTCTAAATCTATATAGACGTACATATTGGCTAGCGAACATGGTTCGCGAAGGCAAAAAATTCACAGGACCAGAACAG GTGAGAGAAGCAGCACAAGGGTGTGCCAGGATACGAGGAGACACGCTTGGAATAGTAGGATTAGGCAGGATCGGTTCAGCTGTTGCACTGCGTGCAAAAGCTTTTGGTTTTAATGTTATATTTTATGATCCATACCTTCCCGATGGAATAGAAAAATCCCTTGGCCTTACAAGGGTTTATACACTACAG GACTTACTGTTTCAATCAGATTGTGTGTCTCTACATTGTACCTTGAATGAGCACAATCATCATCTAATCAATGAGTTTACTATCAAACAG ATGAGACCAGGAGCATTTTTAGTAAACACAGCACGTGGTGGATTAGTTGATGACGATGCACTAGCCGCTGCTTTAAAACAGGGTAGAATTCGAGCAGCTGCTCTTGATGTCCACGAAAACGAACCATACAATGTCTTTCAGG GCCCTTTGAAGGATGCACCAAATTTGTTATGCACGCCTCATGCTGCATTCTACAGTGATGCTAGCTGCACGGAACTTCGTGAAATGGCTGCGAGTGAAATACGACGAGCAATAGTCGGTCGTATACCAGATTGTTTGAGAAATTGCGTCAATAAAGAATACTTCCTGTCAACTACTGG CAGCTACCCGGAGGGCATCAACGGCGGCTACTACCCGGGCGCCCTGCCGGTGCAGCAGGCCCACTCGACGACCCCGCACGACTCGGCGCCCCCGCCACCGGGCGGCCACTCTGtcgccggcggcggcgccggTCCCGGTGGACCCAACTCCTCGGCGGGAGGCGGCGGGGGCCCGACCGGACCCTCGACCCCGAGCGTCGGCGGCGCCGGCTCCGGGGGCCCAGCCTCCGCCCCACCACCGGCCGGACTCGCCGGTCTACCACACAGCATAGTGAGCGAGCCCGACCCACGGCCGAGCCCGCCCGCCCCGAGTCCCCGTTGA
- the LOC100118111 gene encoding protein glass isoform X2, protein MFLREADDQNFVEMEFLQSHHSANNSESPYTLGAGSVGSIEASIPSALCSGSLAGEDEAEQHHRAHAENSLAGLQALEDEAVQQQQIQSNGTAGAAGAQGQLIGEFGSSFWVDDMAGFPLPPLDLDPLPPGLFSPCSGTYNWGCARGDCLPRPGNINGEGMADVLLSLKHAVVHPASPTGGYYSTSGIPSHAYSPQDYGQNLAAAAAASHYAQAPAMSVNVSMNMTMNMNMHPGYEQNYTGAWGVEPLLSPAPQYAGIEQQQQQQQQQQQRVNQAAANSLAAAAAAATSSAHPQPHHHHHHHHQQQQQEHNQQHQHPQQQQQQPQGAGAELVAGPGLTPGALGPQDDQARPNLCRICGKTYARPSTLKTHLRTHSGEKPFRCHACSKAFSQAANLTAHARTHSGEKPFRCPVCDRRFSQSSSVTTHMRTHSGERPYRCRFCKKAFSDSSTLTKHLRIHSGEKPYQCKLCLLRFSQSGNLNRHMRVHGGSLT, encoded by the exons ATGTTCCTAAGGGAGGCTGACGATCAGAATTTCGTCGAGATGGAGTTTCTCCAGAGCCATCATTCCGCCAACAACTCCGAGTCGCCCTATACTCTCGGCGCCG GCTCAGTTGGAAGCATCGAGGCAAGCATACCGTCGGCTCTGTGCTCGGGCTCGTTGGCCGGCGAGGACGAGGCCGAGCAGCACCATCGAGCTCATGCCGAGAACAGCTTAGCCGGACTGCAGGCACTAGAGGACGAGGCCGTACAGCAGCAACAGATTCAGTCCAACGGCACCGCCGGCGCTGCTGGTGCTCAGGGCCAGCTGATCGGCGAATTCGGCAGCAGCTTCTGGGTCGACGACATGGCCGGATTCCCGCTGCCGCCGCTTGACCTCGATCCCCTGCCTCCTGGGCTCTTCAGTCCCTGTTCCGGGACTTACAA TTGGGGTTGCGCAAGGGGCGACTGCCTGCCTCGACCCGGCAACATCAACGGCGAGGGTATGGCCGACGTCCTGCTGTCCCTGAAGCACGCGGTGGTCCACCCGGCCAGTCCCACCGGAGGCTACTACTCCACGAGCGGGATACCGTCGCACGCGTACTCGCCCCAGGACTACGGGCAGAATCTCgcggccgccgctgctgcctcTCATTACGCCCAGGCGCCTGCCATGTCGGTCAATGTTTCCATGAACATGACGATGAACATGAACATGCATCCTGG TTACGAGCAGAACTACACAGGCGCGTGGGGCGTGGAGCCGTTGCTGAGTCCCGCCCCCCAGTACGCCGGgatcgagcagcagcagcaacagcagcagcagcagcagcagagggtGAACCAGGCGGCGGCCAATAGCCTCGCAGCGGCGGCCGCGGCCGCCACCTCCTCCGCTCACCCCCAGCctcaccaccaccaccaccaccaccaccagcagcagcagcaggagcatAACCAGCAACACCAACacccccagcagcagcagcaacagccgcAAGGGGCTGGTGCCGAGCTCGTCGCTGGGCCCGGACTGACCCCCGGGGCCCTCGGTCCTCAGGACGACCAGGCCAGGCCGAACCTCTGCAGGATATGCGGCAAGACCTACGCCAGGCCCAGCACGCTCAAGACGCATCTCAGGACGCATTCCGGGGAGAAGCCGTTCAG ATGTCACGCCTGCTCCAAAGCGTTCAGTCAGGCGGCGAATTTGACGGCTCATGCTAGAACGCATTCAGGGGAAAAGCCCTTCCGATGTCCCGTCTGCGACAGAAGATTTTCCCAGAGCAGCTCTGTCACTACGCATATGAGAACACATTCCGGGGAACGCCCGTACAG GTGTCGATTCTGCAAGAAAGCCTTTTCGGACAGTTCCACCCTGACGAAACACTTGCGAATACACTCGGGCGAAAAGCCGTATCAGTGTAAATTGTGCTTGCTAAGATTCAGCCAAAGCGGAAACCTCAACAGGCACATGCGAGTCCACGGCGGCTCTCTGACGTGA
- the LOC100118146 gene encoding C-terminal-binding protein isoform X2, which translates to MDKRKMLPKRPRMDNLRGPISNGPIQTRPLVALLDGRDCSIEMPILKDVATVAFCDAQSTSEIHEKVLNEAVGALMWHTIILTKEDLEKFKTLRIIVRIGSGVDNIDVKAAGELGIAVCNVPGYGVEEVADTTLCLILNLYRRTYWLANMVREGKKFTGPEQVREAAQGCARIRGDTLGIVGLGRIGSAVALRAKAFGFNVIFYDPYLPDGIEKSLGLTRVYTLQDLLFQSDCVSLHCTLNEHNHHLINEFTIKQMRPGAFLVNTARGGLVDDDALAAALKQGRIRAAALDVHENEPYNVFQGQSTQCPLKDAPNLLCTPHAAFYSDASCTELREMAASEIRRAIVGRIPDCLRNCVNKEYFLSTTGYPEGINGGYYPGALPVQQAHSTTPHDSAPPPPGGHSVAGGGAGPGGPNSSAGGGGGPTGPSTPSVGGAGSGGPASAPPPAGLAGLPHSIVSEPDPRPSPPAPSPR; encoded by the exons ATGGACAAACGGAAGATGTTGCCCAAACGCCCTCGTATGGATAACCTCAGGGGTCCCATCAGCAATGGACCCATTCAAACCAGACCATTGGTGGCGCTTCTCGATGGCAGAGACTGCTCCATTGAGATGCCCATTCTCAAAGACGTTGCCACTGTGGCCTTCTGTGATGCACAGTCCACGTCTGAAATACACGAAAAG GTCCTAAACGAGGCAGTAGGTGCTCTCATGTGGCACACCATTATACTGACCAAGGAAGACCTTGAGAAGTTCAAGACCCTGCGAATCATCGTGAGAATTGGTTCAGGAGTTGACAACATCGATGTCAAAGCCGCTGGTGAGCTTGGCATCGCAGTGTGCAATGTGCCTGGCTATGGAGTTGAAGAAGTAGCGGACACCACTCTTTGCCTCATTCTAAATCTATATAGACGTACATATTGGCTAGCGAACATGGTTCGCGAAGGCAAAAAATTCACAGGACCAGAACAG GTGAGAGAAGCAGCACAAGGGTGTGCCAGGATACGAGGAGACACGCTTGGAATAGTAGGATTAGGCAGGATCGGTTCAGCTGTTGCACTGCGTGCAAAAGCTTTTGGTTTTAATGTTATATTTTATGATCCATACCTTCCCGATGGAATAGAAAAATCCCTTGGCCTTACAAGGGTTTATACACTACAG GACTTACTGTTTCAATCAGATTGTGTGTCTCTACATTGTACCTTGAATGAGCACAATCATCATCTAATCAATGAGTTTACTATCAAACAG ATGAGACCAGGAGCATTTTTAGTAAACACAGCACGTGGTGGATTAGTTGATGACGATGCACTAGCCGCTGCTTTAAAACAGGGTAGAATTCGAGCAGCTGCTCTTGATGTCCACGAAAACGAACCATACAATGTCTTTCAGGGTCAGTCTACGCAAT GCCCTTTGAAGGATGCACCAAATTTGTTATGCACGCCTCATGCTGCATTCTACAGTGATGCTAGCTGCACGGAACTTCGTGAAATGGCTGCGAGTGAAATACGACGAGCAATAGTCGGTCGTATACCAGATTGTTTGAGAAATTGCGTCAATAAAGAATACTTCCTGTCAACTACTGG CTACCCGGAGGGCATCAACGGCGGCTACTACCCGGGCGCCCTGCCGGTGCAGCAGGCCCACTCGACGACCCCGCACGACTCGGCGCCCCCGCCACCGGGCGGCCACTCTGtcgccggcggcggcgccggTCCCGGTGGACCCAACTCCTCGGCGGGAGGCGGCGGGGGCCCGACCGGACCCTCGACCCCGAGCGTCGGCGGCGCCGGCTCCGGGGGCCCAGCCTCCGCCCCACCACCGGCCGGACTCGCCGGTCTACCACACAGCATAGTGAGCGAGCCCGACCCACGGCCGAGCCCGCCCGCCCCGAGTCCCCGTTGA